The following coding sequences lie in one Apium graveolens cultivar Ventura unplaced genomic scaffold, ASM990537v1 ctg8249, whole genome shotgun sequence genomic window:
- the LOC141704790 gene encoding VQ motif-containing protein 11-like, translated as MASSSFSYSPKPNNNKSPQLENAISVHVDPSNFRDVVQKLTGARPTVEKLPITTSPHFNAKHNPVNIGPVRPSFKLQEHARNFQLQLNQNGLPESAFAPRKRVTNVSPVSTLDTVLAQGSPSPGTSLSPFVPQEEHYLYPSPPATASKPQPQLLPLFPTSPDS; from the coding sequence ATGGCTTCTTCTAGTTTCTCTTACTCTCCCAAACCAAACAATAACAAATCACCGCAACTAGAAAATGCCATTAGTGTTCATGTTGACCCATCAAACTTTCGTGATGTGGTCCAGAAACTAACAGGAGCCAGACCAACAGTGGAGAAGCTccccatcactacttctccacaTTTCAATGCAAAGCACAACCCTGTTAACATTGGTCCAGTAAGACCATCGTTCAAACTCCAAGAACACGCTAGAAACTTCCAACTACAATTGAACCAAAATGGGTTACCCGAGTCTGCGTTTGCACCAAGAAAGAGAGTGACAAATGTCTCGCCTGTGTCAACATTGGACACGGTTTTGGCACAAGGGAGTCCAAGTCCAGGAACATCATTGTCACCTTTTGTACCTCAGGAAGAACATTATTTGTATCCTAGTCCACCAGCTACTGCTAGCAAGCCTCAACCACAGTTGCTTCCCTTGTTCCCAACATCTCCAGATTCTTAA